The sequence TAACTCAAAAAAAAGACGAGCTTAATAGGGAAATTGCTTCCGCCAAACAAAATCTAGCCCAAAAACGCGAGCTCAATAAGCAAAATTTAGAACTGGCCAGTAATTTTTTATTAGACCTTCACAAAAGGCGCGAAGAGATTACAAAACTTCAAAGTGAATTAGAACACTTAGGCATTGAAATCACTAGTCATGAATCTAAGAAAAAGACCCTTAGTGGCACCCAAAAGAATCTTACCGAAACTCTTACAAACCTTAAGACTGAAGAAGAAAACCTCCGGCGTCAAATTGATGAGCTTAAAGCTGAGTTAACCACCAAACAGAAAATTTTTCAGGAAAGCGACTACGGCATATTAGTCGCCGAATACGACAGATTAGAACAAGAGTTAAATGAACTTCGGATCTTACTAGACTTAAAAACTAAAGAAGTGGCATCAAAAGAGATTGATAAGTTAAAAATTGATCAAAGCCGTGAGTATCTGGAAACTCAAGCTGATAGTTTAATGCCCCAAGGACGAGAACTTTTAAAAGCTCTAGTTAACACAAAAACAATTGACGAAATAAAAAAGGAACTCGGAGGAGTCCAAAAGAAATTAGCAGCGATTGGGCTTATAAATCCTTTAGCTAAAGACGAGTACGAACGTGAAAAGCACGAGTTAGAAAAACTTCAAAAACAAGAAAATGACATTGTCCAAGCTCAAGAAAATCTTATGCAGGCCCTTCAAGAATTGACCGCTCGGGCCGAAGCGATGTTTTCTGACACTTATCAAAAAGTCCGAGAAAGTTTTAAGCGAATTTTCAAAGAAATATTCCTTGAAGGTGAAGCTGATTTAGTTTTAGCTACACCTAACGATCCTTTAGAGTCCGATATAAAAGTAATTGCTCAGCCCAAAGGTAAGACTCCACGTAGGCTTGATCAACTTTCCGACGGGGAAAAAGCACTCTTGGCCTTATCGCTATTATTTGCTTTTTACGATACCAAACCAGCACCATTTGTCTTTATGGATGAGGTTGATGCTCCATTAGATGATGCCAATGTTAAAAGATTTACCGAATATTTAAAAAGACTTTCCGAAACTACCCAAGTGATAATTATTACTCACAATAAAATCACTATTGAAGCAGCATCAGTAGTTATTGGCGTAACTTCAGAGCGAGCTGGCACTTCAAAAATTGTTTCCGTTCGTTTAACAGATTTGGCAGCATTATCTCAAAAAAAGACCGCAGTAGCTAATTAATTATCAATGACAATACTTGATAAATTAAAAAAAGCCCTAAGAAAAACGCGGGAGCTATTTGTACCGCTTAAGGAAAATAAAGATTTAGTTACAATTGAGGAGATATTGTTATCCGCCGATGTTGGGGTAACTTTTACTCAGCAAATACTAAGAAAAATTAAAGACACCTCAAATTGTGATACGATAAGTACACTTCGGAACAGTTTAATTGAAATTTTAAGCACCACGATATCTACCCAAACGAAGACTAAAAAGCCGCTAATTATAATGATTGTAGGTGTTCCAGGAAGTGGTAAGACAACCACAATTGCTAAGCTAGCCAATTACTATCAGAAACTTAATTACCAGGTGTTAATCTCGGCGTCTGATACTTATCGGGCCGCAGCAGCAAAACAGCTAGGAATTTTAGCTGAGCGTGCTCAAGCCGAAATTGTTTGGTCTAGTCCCGGACAGGATCCCGGGGCCGTGGCCTACGACGCCATAAGTAAGGCAATTGCTCACGATTTCGATATCGTTTTGATTGATACCGCCGGAAGATTACACACCAGGAAGGATTTAATGGAAGAAGCCAAGAAAATCAAGCGGGTTTGTCAAAAATTTCGAGCTGATGCCCCCGATGAAATTTGGTTAGTTCTTGATGCTAATTTTGGCCAAAATGGCATCGCCCAGACCCGAATTTTTCACCAAGAGCTTAATCTTACAGGGCTCATCGTTACAAAATTAGATGGTACAGCGAAAGGCGGAATCGTTGTGCCTATCGTTTGGGAATTTAAGTTACCAGTAAAATTTATTGGGATTGGTGAGGGATTAGATGATTTAGCCGAATTTGAACCTAATAAATATATCTCGGCATTATTAGAATAATGAAAGTTTTGATTTCAGCTTGTCTTTTGGGACTTAATACTCGGTATGACGGCCAAAGTGTAAAGGGTGACTTAAAAACTCAACGGTTAGTAAAATCTCTTCTAAAAAGCATGAAGTTATTCCTGTATGTCCTGAGCAACTAGGTGGATTACCAACACCTCGTCCTCGAGTAACAATAAAGAATAAAAAAGTAATCAATCAATCCGGCCAAAATGTTACCGAAAATTTTTTACGAGGTGCACAGGAAGTGTTAAAGCTTGCCCAGCTGTTAAAAGTTAAACGTGCCTATTTTAAACAACACAGTCCATCTTGTGGACAAAAAGGTGTTGCCAGTAAAATTTTATAAAAACATCGCATTAAAATATATTTTTTATAAGATGCCACCTTTAGAAATAAACACCACTTGAAACACAGAGTGATAAACCTTTGCTTTTACTTAAAACTCCATTATACTGTGGAGTAGCTAACTTTAAATAAAACCTCCGGATCGATAATTTAAACCCTGGGATGAAATAAAAATTTCTATGGAAATCTACTGTGAATGAAAGGTTCAAACTAATAGGTTTGATTGGCGTGTAGTGTATGGTAAAATTTAGCTGGTGTAAAAAATCCCTAATAAAAATTGAGTAGTCTAAATAGCGATGATAGTACATTAGACATTTTATATGTTTGGTTAAAATTGCATCGCAACATAGAAATATTTGTGGTGGCAGCACTGTTTTAAATGGAGCACAAGGACCTGCCTGGTGAGTAAAATTAAAAAATGAATCGGCCACAGGATTTTCCCAAAAGTAGCTTAAGTTAAACGAGTCAATTGCTATTTCATATAAAAACTCTTGACAGTTTTCTTGCCAATAAAATCCTGTAGATAAATTAAGAAAAGCTAGGACCAAGTTTATGTTATGGTTGAACTCCAGGGCAAAAAAGCAGTCACCGGCAAGGCAATTTCCATTACGAGCGATTTTCTGAGATAAAAATAGATGTGCTCTAAGATCGTCCGGTGTGGTTGTGATAATACCATATGCAGTATCAGTTATGGTCGCAAGAAGTCCCTGTTGATAATGCAACTGTACTCCACAAAATAAATTTTTGATAATGTTACGGTATTTAATTATCGGGTACCGAAACCCCATAGTTATTCCCATGTATGATATAGCGTTAATGTTGATATCTGCCCAACTGTATGTACGATTTACTTGATTGCCATTTAGAACAAGATCCAAAAAACTTTTAGGAATTGATAAATATCCATAATTTTGGTTATATACTGAAATATTGAAAAAATAACTAGAAAAGTTGAATGGTGTAAGATTGTAATAGGTTCTTATTCTTAAACCATTGCTTGGAATGCAAGCTAGTAAATTAACCTTGTCGACATCAGTCCAATTGGTGTTCCCATAAAAATAATAAAAATAATTTTGTAAATTAAATGAATTGTTATTTATATTCAATACGGACCTTAGTAATTCCAGATTATAATTAAAAGTAGTATCACTAATTGTAGTCCAACGCTCAATAAATTGAGGATTGCCCATTACATGTCCGACATAGCAGATTAAAAACAGAGACAATATTGCCTTCATGATATTGTATTAAAGGTTTGTTGTTACTACTGCGTATGAGTTTACAAGTAATAAAAAATCTCGAACCATAATTTTGATTGTGTCTGTTTGTGGTAAATAAAATTTTAATATAAAATAGATTAGCGAATCAGTAAAGATCGATACGTCAATGGAAGATAATGAAATATTCAAATTGATTTTTGAGGCCTCATAAACAATCCCAGAATTATTTAATTGCCCACGGGGAATATCTACGGGGATAAAAATTTGTCTTGCCTGAGAATTTTCCAGGATGATTTTTCCAGAAATTGAAAACGGCAAATGATTAATGAAGTGCGTATAAAAATTGGCGCTATCAATATCATTAATAATTTTTTCACGCACTTCGTTTGATATCGTAATGTTATAAGGCCCAAAAGTTAAAGTATCTGGTAGTATTTGTAAAGATAATGGTGAGTTTATTTCGTATATACCAACAATAAATGACTGGCGACTTAAACTAATACTGTCAATTATAAGAAGCCGAATATTCAGATTTAATGTTGTCGGATGAATATTAAAAAGTCTCGTAAGGTTGAGCCGAAAGTTATTAATAGTAGGCATCGACGGATTACCAGGAATCAAAAAGAGACAAGTATCCAATATTAAAGTTTCGCCAGAAGAATTTTGAGCGCAAGCCTGAAGCGACAGAATCATTGAAACATACAGAGCATTTGTAAGATCGGCATCTAAATAGACTTCATTTAGATAAATACTAGCTGCGTAGTTTGGTAAGTTAAAAGTTATTGATTTACTTACAAGACTATGGTTAATTGTATCAAGTACTATAGCAACTAAGGAATCTACTTCAATGTTTTGTATTTGTAATTGATAATCGACTCTCAGAAAATGATCAGGTAATATCGTAATTAAACTAGAATCTAATGAAAACGCCAAGGTATAGTTTAAAGTTATTGGAATTAAATATGCTGAGTTGTTGTGATACGATGTAAGTTCAAAATTTATCGTCAAGGAGTCATAGCTAAAAATTTGAAATGCTGTATCAATATTGAATTCAGTAAAGAAAATTGCTACCGAACAAGAAAATG comes from candidate division WOR-3 bacterium and encodes:
- a CDS encoding DUF523 domain-containing protein produces the protein MPVCPEQLGGLPTPRPRVTIKNKKVINQSGQNVTENFLRGAQEVLKLAQLLKVKRAYFKQHSPSCGQKGVASKIL
- the ftsY gene encoding signal recognition particle-docking protein FtsY encodes the protein MTILDKLKKALRKTRELFVPLKENKDLVTIEEILLSADVGVTFTQQILRKIKDTSNCDTISTLRNSLIEILSTTISTQTKTKKPLIIMIVGVPGSGKTTTIAKLANYYQKLNYQVLISASDTYRAAAAKQLGILAERAQAEIVWSSPGQDPGAVAYDAISKAIAHDFDIVLIDTAGRLHTRKDLMEEAKKIKRVCQKFRADAPDEIWLVLDANFGQNGIAQTRIFHQELNLTGLIVTKLDGTAKGGIVVPIVWEFKLPVKFIGIGEGLDDLAEFEPNKYISALLE
- a CDS encoding DUF5723 family protein, yielding MKAILSLFLICYVGHVMGNPQFIERWTTISDTTFNYNLELLRSVLNINNNSFNLQNYFYYFYGNTNWTDVDKVNLLACIPSNGLRIRTYYNLTPFNFSSYFFNISVYNQNYGYLSIPKSFLDLVLNGNQVNRTYSWADININAISYMGITMGFRYPIIKYRNIIKNLFCGVQLHYQQGLLATITDTAYGIITTTPDDLRAHLFLSQKIARNGNCLAGDCFFALEFNHNINLVLAFLNLSTGFYWQENCQEFLYEIAIDSFNLSYFWENPVADSFFNFTHQAGPCAPFKTVLPPQIFLCCDAILTKHIKCLMYYHRYLDYSIFIRDFLHQLNFTIHYTPIKPISLNLSFTVDFHRNFYFIPGFKLSIRRFYLKLATPQYNGVLSKSKGLSLCVSSGVYF